In Paenibacillus sp. 1781tsa1, one DNA window encodes the following:
- a CDS encoding nuclear transport factor 2 family protein produces MSNTATAGNTTNSLNTDANITMLNNYFRLFDASRTDDRAMKDLLSLFTQDAEIVSNGSSRTGFEVVIKTIYEYNKDIKHMWDAWVIQPDGSYRTNWAVCGQAVDGTVFTKEGIDIMRLNEEGKIMYMKNVQTTEDAYNEYFS; encoded by the coding sequence ATGTCCAATACAGCAACCGCTGGCAATACTACCAACTCTCTGAACACCGATGCAAACATCACGATGTTAAATAATTATTTCCGCTTGTTTGATGCATCTCGCACTGACGATCGGGCTATGAAGGACTTGTTATCCCTGTTCACGCAGGATGCTGAAATTGTTTCAAACGGTAGCAGTCGTACAGGATTCGAAGTAGTTATTAAGACTATTTATGAATACAATAAAGACATTAAACATATGTGGGATGCATGGGTTATTCAGCCCGACGGCAGTTATCGAACTAACTGGGCAGTATGCGGTCAAGCAGTAGATGGCACGGTTTTCACCAAAGAAGGTATAGATATTATGCGTTTAAATGAAGAGGGAAAGATTATGTATATGAAGAACGTACAGACGACTGAAGATGCTTACAATGAATATTTCTCGTAA
- a CDS encoding response regulator transcription factor, producing MATNNILVVDDEPEIREALVIYLKSEDVDVFTASNGLEALEILEQETIHLIIMDNMMPQLDGIKTTFKIRENKNIPIIMLSAKSEDSDKILGLNVGADDYITKPFNPLELIARVRSQLRRFTNLGSFQSNRDELIQVRGLVLNKSSKTVEIDGEDVKLTPKEYKILELLMENKGRVFSIEEIYERVWNELIFTSENTVAVHVRNIREKIEINPKDPKYLKVVWGIGYKIEKK from the coding sequence ATGGCTACTAATAACATTCTTGTTGTAGACGATGAACCGGAAATTCGGGAAGCGCTCGTTATTTATTTGAAAAGTGAAGATGTGGATGTATTCACTGCCTCTAACGGATTGGAGGCGCTGGAAATTCTTGAACAAGAAACCATTCATCTTATTATTATGGACAACATGATGCCGCAGCTCGATGGAATTAAAACGACATTTAAAATTCGTGAAAACAAAAATATACCGATCATTATGCTTTCCGCCAAGTCAGAAGATAGCGACAAGATTTTGGGACTCAACGTGGGCGCTGATGACTATATTACGAAGCCGTTCAATCCTCTAGAGCTGATTGCCAGAGTCCGATCTCAGCTGCGCCGGTTTACGAATTTAGGTTCCTTTCAGTCAAACAGGGATGAGCTCATTCAAGTAAGAGGACTCGTGCTGAACAAAAGCTCGAAGACTGTTGAGATAGATGGTGAGGACGTCAAACTAACCCCGAAAGAATACAAAATTTTGGAGCTGCTGATGGAGAACAAAGGCAGAGTTTTCTCAATCGAAGAGATTTATGAGCGCGTGTGGAATGAACTGATCTTCACTTCAGAGAATACGGTTGCCGTACATGTGAGAAACATCCGTGAAAAAATTGAAATCAATCCCAAAGACCCAAAATATTTAAAGGTGGTATGGGGAATTGGATACAAAATTGAGAAAAAATAA
- a CDS encoding sensor histidine kinase KdpD, with protein sequence MDTKLRKNKADRKVPIDLIVIIVAAILWILLLINSYSYTGLSIGYSTSSYIQVLLALIILCLLTSRLFLYLKAPQARRSFWHGSLLMDYFHIWRTGLRASLQNWRLTFGIIMMFLLTAIAGISIWEADTYYSGYEQGLLILYVLLYVLFLVPYILSKLGRFIAIINGSKEIAEGNIQNTIQVTGKDALSKLAGYINNMKAGYQSALENQMKSERLKTELITNVSHDLKTPLTSIINYVDLLKKEDLSTETTRAYIETLDRKALRLKLLIEDLFEISKIASGTVELDIEYVDVATLLTQAIAESNTSMGQTSPVIRERIAKFPIHAHLDGNKIWRVFENLIGNAQKYSLPGTRIYIYLDESDDQVQFKIQNTAAYEIDFAAEELFERFKRADESRQTEGSGLGLSIVKSIVELHGGEIKIEIHGDQFNVILHLPKQRII encoded by the coding sequence TTGGATACAAAATTGAGAAAAAATAAAGCCGATCGGAAGGTTCCAATCGACCTTATTGTCATCATTGTCGCCGCGATCTTATGGATCCTCTTACTCATAAACTCGTATTCATACACGGGGTTGAGTATTGGCTATTCAACTTCAAGTTACATACAGGTACTGCTTGCCTTAATTATTCTTTGCTTACTGACAAGCAGGCTGTTTCTTTATTTAAAGGCACCTCAAGCTAGACGTTCCTTCTGGCATGGCAGCCTGCTGATGGATTACTTTCATATTTGGAGAACCGGTCTTAGAGCCAGTTTGCAAAACTGGAGATTAACGTTTGGCATCATCATGATGTTTCTGCTAACCGCGATAGCGGGCATTTCTATTTGGGAGGCAGACACATATTACAGTGGATACGAACAGGGCTTGCTCATACTTTATGTATTGCTGTATGTGCTGTTCCTGGTTCCGTATATCCTTTCCAAGCTTGGCCGCTTCATCGCCATCATCAACGGGAGCAAAGAAATTGCCGAAGGGAATATTCAGAATACGATTCAGGTAACCGGCAAGGATGCCTTATCCAAGCTTGCTGGCTATATTAACAATATGAAAGCCGGGTATCAAAGCGCGCTGGAGAATCAAATGAAGAGCGAACGGTTAAAAACAGAGCTGATTACCAACGTATCGCATGATTTGAAGACCCCGCTTACTTCTATTATCAACTATGTTGATTTGTTAAAAAAAGAAGATCTGTCTACGGAGACTACCCGAGCCTATATTGAAACCCTGGACCGGAAGGCGCTACGGTTGAAGCTGCTGATTGAAGACCTGTTCGAAATCTCAAAGATCGCCAGCGGTACGGTAGAGCTGGATATTGAGTACGTCGATGTCGCAACTTTGTTGACACAGGCGATTGCCGAGTCCAATACCAGTATGGGACAAACGTCGCCTGTGATTCGGGAGAGGATTGCAAAATTCCCCATCCATGCACATTTGGACGGCAATAAAATTTGGCGTGTATTCGAAAATTTAATTGGCAACGCGCAGAAATATTCGCTTCCAGGAACCAGAATCTATATTTATTTGGACGAGTCTGATGATCAGGTACAATTCAAGATTCAAAATACTGCTGCTTATGAGATTGATTTTGCTGCGGAAGAGTTGTTCGAACGTTTCAAAAGAGCAGATGAATCCCGCCAGACTGAAGGCTCAGGCCTAGGGCTGTCCATTGTGAAAAGCATCGTTGAGCTGCATGGCGGGGAGATTAAAATCGAAATTCATGGCGATCAATTCAACGTTATTCTGCATTTACCCAAGCAGCGCATTATCTAA
- a CDS encoding phosphatidylinositol-specific phospholipase C/glycerophosphodiester phosphodiesterase family protein, whose translation MKKTMMLTLLIVITAGMIWCNWGLVRSGQNQPGSIAGTSGWQENRLIAHAFGGVDGASYTNSYEAFITNYNRGYRLFEVDLVQTTDGKLVARHDWSQKLQPDLAAHRGRNVTKLQFANSLIMGRFHPLTLPDILQLMKQYPDFDLIVDTKAYRKEQIQQQFAHLVNEVRRTDPALLNRVIFEIFSPEMYDTVMGIHPFPNKIYSLYKTGASAESIVEFVRDKQLTAVAMPAYRVYLNPNLVPALNKFGVKSYVHTVNSRPVMQILSRFGVHGFYTDQEESPEELMLADAPPGHVEFSRYMSSGLASIRNIVMKVRNNGY comes from the coding sequence ATGAAGAAAACGATGATGTTAACCTTACTCATAGTCATTACGGCGGGAATGATCTGGTGCAACTGGGGGCTTGTAAGGTCAGGTCAAAATCAGCCGGGTTCTATAGCTGGCACCAGCGGCTGGCAGGAAAATAGGCTTATTGCACATGCATTCGGTGGAGTTGACGGTGCTAGCTACACCAATTCTTATGAGGCATTTATAACCAATTACAATAGAGGGTACCGTTTGTTCGAGGTTGATCTTGTGCAGACGACGGACGGGAAGCTTGTAGCCAGACATGATTGGTCGCAGAAGCTACAGCCGGACTTGGCCGCTCATCGCGGACGAAACGTAACCAAGCTTCAGTTTGCAAACTCGCTTATTATGGGAAGATTCCACCCTCTTACCCTGCCGGACATACTGCAGCTGATGAAACAATATCCTGATTTTGACTTAATTGTGGACACGAAAGCATACCGCAAAGAGCAAATTCAGCAGCAGTTTGCGCATCTAGTCAATGAGGTTCGGCGTACGGATCCTGCACTGCTCAACCGGGTTATATTTGAAATCTTCAGCCCGGAAATGTATGACACGGTTATGGGAATCCACCCCTTTCCAAACAAAATATATTCACTTTACAAAACTGGCGCCTCCGCCGAAAGTATTGTAGAATTCGTAAGGGACAAACAACTGACAGCCGTTGCCATGCCTGCATACCGCGTGTATCTAAACCCCAATTTAGTTCCAGCACTGAATAAGTTTGGGGTAAAAAGTTATGTTCACACTGTCAACAGCAGACCGGTTATGCAGATTCTGTCCAGGTTTGGGGTACATGGGTTTTACACGGATCAGGAAGAATCACCAGAGGAGCTAATGCTTGCAGACGCTCCCCCCGGCCATGTTGAATTTTCGCGATACATGAGTTCCGGATTAGCAAGTATAAGAAATATCGTGATGAAGGTGAGAAACAATGGCTACTAA
- a CDS encoding beta-glucoside-specific PTS transporter subunit IIABC: MNYKETAKVILENVGGQENINDFLHCSTRLRMNLKDPTIAKTEEIKAMDGVMGAVYSGGQYQVIIGNDVSYVYNELKQIVTINTDENPEPNKKRDLSFKGLFESFAGLITGIFQPIIPAIAAAGMFKALLLLCTSLGLLSKENQLYVLLFNIADAAFYFLPVLLAYSSAQKFKSNPYIAATLAGGLLHPKMIALLGGEVPVHIAGIPVPNISYASSVLPIILTVWLMSYVEKFADKVSPGPVKIFLKPLIVILVMAPLALTVLGPIGNYLGVGLSDGLFWIQGKIGWLTVVILAVFLPFIVMFGMHKVFYPVIFAAMVSPGYETLIHSAMLSSNMAQGAGALAVWFLAKDKKLKQVALPAGISGLFGITEPALYGVHLRLKRTLVACMIGAGSAGLFAGIVNLKAYAAVGPGLASLPMFIGAENNFTYALITAAISIAVTPIAVYFIGFNDPGAESNANASSGGTTQAETAPAAPKKEKLQSRLVVFSPIEGEAIPLKAVNDEAFSQEAMGKGMAIKPSKGQVVAPFDGTVQTVFRTKHSIGLRSVEGIELLIHIGIDTVKLKGQHFNVVVQEGDTVKHGQLMIEFDMEAIEKAGYDTTTPVIVTNSGDYLEILGHEQAEKIGPETPLITIL; the protein is encoded by the coding sequence ATGAATTACAAAGAAACCGCAAAGGTTATTCTTGAAAATGTAGGCGGACAAGAAAATATCAATGATTTTCTGCATTGTTCCACCCGTTTAAGAATGAATTTGAAGGACCCGACCATAGCAAAAACTGAAGAAATTAAAGCCATGGATGGCGTCATGGGAGCCGTATACAGCGGGGGACAGTATCAGGTTATTATCGGTAACGATGTTAGTTATGTATATAATGAACTTAAACAAATAGTCACAATAAACACAGATGAAAATCCGGAGCCAAACAAGAAAAGAGATCTGAGCTTCAAAGGTTTGTTTGAGAGTTTTGCCGGATTGATTACGGGCATTTTCCAGCCGATCATTCCAGCAATCGCAGCAGCAGGGATGTTTAAAGCGTTGCTTTTGTTGTGTACATCCCTAGGCCTTCTGTCAAAAGAAAATCAGCTCTATGTGTTACTGTTTAATATCGCTGACGCGGCTTTTTATTTCCTGCCTGTTCTGCTGGCATACTCCAGTGCACAGAAATTTAAATCCAATCCTTATATTGCAGCCACACTGGCGGGGGGATTATTACACCCCAAAATGATCGCGCTGCTCGGAGGAGAAGTACCCGTCCACATCGCGGGTATTCCTGTGCCTAACATCAGTTATGCATCCAGCGTTTTACCCATTATTCTGACAGTATGGCTTATGTCTTATGTCGAGAAATTCGCAGATAAGGTCTCACCGGGACCAGTGAAGATCTTCCTTAAACCTTTAATTGTTATTCTTGTCATGGCACCACTGGCTCTCACGGTTCTGGGACCAATTGGTAACTATTTGGGTGTAGGATTGTCGGACGGTTTATTCTGGATTCAAGGTAAAATCGGCTGGTTAACCGTTGTCATATTGGCTGTATTCCTTCCATTTATCGTCATGTTCGGAATGCACAAAGTGTTTTATCCGGTTATTTTCGCAGCTATGGTTTCACCAGGCTATGAAACATTAATTCATAGTGCGATGCTTTCTTCTAACATGGCACAAGGCGCTGGGGCGCTTGCGGTCTGGTTCTTGGCTAAGGACAAGAAATTGAAGCAAGTTGCGTTACCAGCCGGTATATCGGGATTGTTTGGCATTACCGAACCAGCACTGTACGGGGTGCATCTGCGGCTGAAGCGTACTTTGGTAGCTTGTATGATTGGAGCAGGCTCAGCAGGACTCTTTGCAGGTATTGTCAACTTGAAGGCTTATGCTGCAGTCGGACCGGGTCTTGCTTCTTTACCCATGTTTATCGGGGCTGAAAATAACTTTACCTATGCGCTGATTACAGCAGCTATTTCTATCGCGGTTACGCCAATTGCCGTTTATTTCATCGGCTTCAATGACCCCGGAGCAGAGTCTAATGCAAATGCTTCATCGGGAGGAACCACTCAGGCGGAAACAGCACCAGCAGCTCCGAAGAAAGAGAAATTGCAATCACGCTTGGTTGTCTTCTCCCCGATTGAAGGAGAGGCAATCCCGTTAAAGGCTGTGAACGATGAAGCATTCTCCCAAGAAGCGATGGGGAAAGGAATGGCGATCAAACCTTCCAAAGGTCAAGTCGTTGCTCCATTTGATGGAACAGTTCAAACCGTGTTTCGGACCAAACACTCGATCGGCTTGAGATCGGTAGAAGGCATTGAACTTCTGATTCACATCGGAATTGATACTGTAAAATTAAAGGGTCAGCATTTTAATGTGGTTGTTCAAGAAGGCGACACGGTGAAACATGGCCAATTGATGATTGAATTTGATATGGAAGCTATTGAAAAAGCAGGCTACGATACAACAACACCTGTTATTGTAACAAACAGTGGTGATTATCTTGAAATCCTTGGACATGAGCAAGCCGAAAAAATAGGACCTGAGACACCACTTATAACCATTTTGTAA